The Paenibacillus beijingensis nucleotide sequence GCGAGCGACGTTTCTTTCACCAGAATAATAAAGAAGTTTCCAGTCGAAGGGATGGCAATTCTTGTTGCTTGCGGCAGCACAATTCTTCTCATCGTTTGCCACTTGGACATGCCGACCGATAACCCGGCTTCCAATTGCCCGCTGTCGACCGAAGTAATCGCCGCTCGGAACACTTCGGACAAATAAGCGGCATTTCGGAAGCTGAGACCAATGATCACCGCCGTGAACGCATTAATGAAGCTCATCGACGGGAACAGCTGGGGAAGTCCGAAATAAAACAGAAAAATTTGCACCAGCGTAGGCGTTCCGCGGAAAAAGGAAATATAGAGGTTTGCCAACGGGCTGATAATTTTGATTTTGCTTTTGGTAATAACGGCCAGAATCAAGCCTAGTATAATGGCAAAGAACATGGCGATCAGCGCCATAATCAGCGTGAGATGGACATACTTGAGCAGCTGCGGAAACAGCTCCAGCATATATTTCAGATCAAAGTTCATGGAATGTTTCACCACCGGATGAGATTTAGATTCAAGCTGATGACGCTTTACGGAGTTTTTGGTTTGCTGATATCCTGCTTGTAATACTTCATCGACAGCGCAGACATCGTTCCGTCCTTTTGCAGCTCTTCAAGAGCTTTGTCGAACTTCTCCTTCAATTCTTTGTTTTTGTCGTTATTTACGAACGGATAAGCGATAATGTAATCCTCAAACGGCTCTCCCGCGAACTGCAGCGGCAATCCGGATTTTTCAATTTTGACAAGACCGCTTGCTTTGTCGACTATGTAGGCGTCTACCCGGCCGTTGGCAACGTCATAGACGATTCCGCTCGGATCCTCGTACGTCACAATGTTCATTTTGACTCCGTTGTCCTGATCAAACTGGCGCAGAAATTTTTCCTTGTTCGTTCCGAGTCCGACCGCTATTTTTTTCCCTTTCAAATCTTCCAGCGATTTAATGGATTCATTCCCTTTTTTGACGACAAGCTGGCCGCCCGAGTATACATAAGGAATGCTGAACATATACTTTTCTTTGCGCTGATCCGATATTTCCACCTGATTGGCAATCGTATCGACTTTACTCGCTTCCAGCATGCCGAACAAACCGCTGAAGTCGGAAACCGTCCATTCCACCTTGTAACCGATTTTGTCTGCGATCGCATTCATGGCCGCAATATCAAAGCCGTCCAGCTCCTGCTTCTCATTCTTGAAGGAGTGCGGCACGCTTCTCCCCGATGTACCGACCCGCAGCACTTTTTCCTCGCTTTTCTCCGCCGCTTGCGCATTCTGCGCTTCGGCTGCCGGGGCGGCGGTTTTCGCACCACACGCGGAGCTTACTAAAACAACGGCGGTTAGCATACTGACAACAAACGACTTTCTAATTTTTAGCATAAGATAATATTCCTCCTATAAGATGTAATGTATTATGACATAAAAAAATGTAATCTCATAATAATACGTATAAAGTCATAAATATAATAGATAATTTTTATTCTCCGAAATAAAAGCAGGTTATGAATACATCGATAAATATGATGAATGTTACTGCGATCGACAGTTGCCTTCTCTAGGTTCACCTTGAAGGATTGATATATCGTTTGGACGAGCTCTTGGCTCCATCACGATTTTTTTTATGACTTAAGAACTAAGTCTTGTGATCTTGCATCCCCCTGATTGTACGATTACTCCAAGTTATATATTTACACCTAATATCAGCTCCCTTTGACAAGAGTTAATCGAAACTATATATTTAATTGCAATTGTGAAGAAAAAAATAACATATTGCCAAACTTCGACATAAACCATTATACTAACCATGTATTCGACATATAGGTATTTTATCCCAAAGATAAAGGCAAAACCTTTGAAAAAAGGTGACGCAAAGCCATGGGTCTAACGTCCTTACGGACCATGATCGCCAGGCCGCCAAGGGACAACCTTAATTCTATTTAAGGTTTTTTTTCCTGGGCTTGCGCGATGCCGCGCACACCCGGGATTTTTTATTTTCTTTTATTGATGGAGGGTACCAGAATGAGTCGTATTGGCAGCAGGATCAAAGCGGTAATACTGAGTGTCATCATTGCCGCAACCGTCTTGTCGGGCATCGGACCGGCAGGGAGGGCATTTGCGGAAACGACTGGAAATCTTGTCATTGGCGGAAATGTGCAGGAGTGGATGTTGGATGAAACGAATCGGTCCATCTATGCAGCGACAGATGACGGTAAGCTATTATTCATCGATTTGAGCGATTTTACGCTTAAGGGCAATGTCGATTTGGCGGGCGTTCCGTCGGATGTCAAGATGGACAACGGTCAATTGTATGTGCCGATTCCGGCATCCAAGCAGGTTCAAATTGTGGACATCGCGTCCCGAAGCATTGTCAATACGGTGACGGCCCCCCATATCCCCCAAAGGGTCGCCGCCAAAGGGAACAAGCTGTACTATGTTGAAAAAGACAGCTTCAGTTTCATTTATTCCTACGACCTTGCTTGCAGTTCCGCCTGCGAACATCAGGTCGATGTTTACCCCCACAATTACTATCAGGCCGATCTTGCCGTTGATCCGGCGGCGGACAGGCTGTATGTCGGTGAATCGGGTTTGAGCGGCAGCGCGTTGGTCGCCTACGACATCGATACCGAGACGATCGTCGATCAGTCAGGGTACAACGACGATTATGGATTTTCTTACCCTTCCCGTACGCTTATCGTGGATGGGCAGCAATTATTTTATGCCGGCAGAGAGTTTAATAAAGCCAATTTGAAAGAAATATACGGCACCTTTAAAGATTTGAAATTGACCGATGTCAATAACCGTTATGCGGTAGGAACAGACCCGGCAGGCTCCTCCGTTGTCGTCTTTGACCGGAACATGTTTCAGAAAGCGGGCTCGGTTCCCGTCAGCGCGAGTAAAGCGCTTATCGGGCCGCAGAATGAGCTTTACACCTTCATATCCTCTTCGAAGTCGATTCAAAAGATTGTCGTATCATTGGCTTTGGATATGGAGCAGCCTGCGAAGGAAGACAACCGCTTAACGCTTCTGAACGAGCTGACAGACTTGGCTTACGATGAAGCACACGATCAGGTCATTGCAGTCAGCCGCGACAGCAACAAATTATTATACATAAACGCTTCTGCGATGACGGTAACGAAAGAAGTTTATATCGGTTCAATGCCGACCGACGTCGATCTGGCGGGCGATAACGTTTACGTGGCGCTCCATGGGGCAACGCATGTGGCTGTGACGGATGCGGTGTATAACGAGGCGTCCTCCGCGGTTCATCTCATCCCGCTGAATGAGGAGCCCAAGTCGATCGCAGTCGTAAACGAAAGCGAATTGTTCTTCACCCGGGATAACGACAACATATCCGGTCACGATCCGATTTTTCACCGGGTGAACGGCACCGTCTCGAAGGTCATGCTGACCGGCAATCCCGTTGCACCGACCTATTACGGCGCCGATTTATTTTATGACGCCGCCTCGGACAAGCTGTTTGTATCCGAAAAGGGGCTTTCCTCTTCGGAAACGGTCGCGCTGCAGCGGAATTCAGGCACGTTCGTTGTATCCGCAACGTCTCCGAGTTTTTCTTATCCGAAACAGGGGCTGATCATGGATGGTGTGTATGCCTACTACGGAAAGACGAAGCTTCAGGCAGACACATTAACGGCGGCGTCTCCCGCCGTCACTTTCGATACGGAAGTACTGGCGGCCAAAGGACAGGATGTCATTACAGCCACATCCGTCTATCGTAACGGTGTGTTATCGTTCAGGCTTCCGTTTACCGCCGATTTCGCGCTTCTCTCGAAAGGCGGCGATGCGGTCTGGTTGTACAGCAAAAATACGAAATCGTTATACCGCTATACCAGCATCGATGAAATCAAAAAGCCGCGCGTTCAAGCGACGAACCTGAGTTTTTCCGATTCGGATCAGACGGTTGGAGAAATAAGCGGAAATGTGACGTTCCGCGGCGCTTCGGACCAGTCGTATGTGACGGGATATAACGTCTATTTGACGGATTCGTCGGGAAAAGCTATCAGCCGGCTCGGTTTCGTCCCGAAAGGCGGAACTGCCGGCGATGTATCGCTTACGGTTCCGGAAAATACGGCTTTGCCGGATCAGACGGCAGCGATACAGGTGAAGGCGGTTAACGAATATGCCGAGAGCGACCGGTTCGTATCGATCCCGCTTTGGGATGCTCCTTTTGGACCGTTAATCGGTTCGTTTACGGACTTGGATCCGGCCGCACATCAAGTTGCAGGGACATTGAAGTGGGAAACGTATAAACCGGAATCGAGAATTGTTGCCGGGTATAAGGTAACGCTGCGAAATGGCACTGAAATCGCGGATATCTCCGCAGGTAAGCCGTATGAGATTGAATTGAACGCGGAGCAAATGCCGGGGACGTCGGAGATGCTTTATGTGACGGCTTATAACGCAGGCGGAGTCCGGGCTCCCAGCTCGCTCGTAATTCTATTCGGAGATCTGCAAACGGCAGAGGCGATCCGTCCTCAGGGCAGCGTATTTATCCCTGCTCCGAACAGACCCGGGTTCACGGATATGGATAACGCCGCGGGCCGGATCGGCGGAACAGTCCATTGGGATCGGAACGATGAACATATGGTTCTTGGATACCGGCTTTATTTCACCGATTCCAAGGGCGGCAAGAAAGCGTTGATCGGTGAAATGAAAGTACTCGGCCTGCCGCTCTATGGATTCGCGCTTCCTTCCGGAACGGTCATTCCGCAAGGAGCCAGCGATATCGCCATCTATCCATATGACACGAACGGAGAAGGGGATGCCGCCTACGTCAACATCCGCGATAGCGGGGACGTCGACACGATACCTCCGACCGTTACCGTCAGTGAAGTTCTGGACAATTCCACCAGCGTCAAGGGTGTTACCGAGCCTTACGCTAAAGTTGAATTATGGAAGACGGACCAGCTGCTCGGATCGGCTCAATCCGATGAAAGAGGCGAGTTTGCGATACCCATTTCGCCCCAGCCGGAAGGAACGAGCCTGACTCTAACCGCGACGGATCAGGCTGGAAACCGTGGTCTCCCGCTGACGATACGGGTCACCGCACATCCGCAAGAAACGGGCAATTCACCGGTTACGGACGGGTCAGTCCCGTCAAGCAGCACGAATCCGGCTGCTCCGCCAACGGGCACCGAAGCAACCGCAGGCACAATCGCTGCAACCACCAGAACGGATCAGTCCGGACGCCTGGTGGTGACCGCTGTTGTTGATGCAAACCGTTTCATGCAGCTTGCTGAAGCAAGCGGAACTTCATCCAGGCTGCTTCTGGATGTAACGGCTCACGGAGACGCAGTGAACACGGAGATAGACGCCGGATCGTTCCAATTGCTCCTTGACCGCAACGGTTCGGCGCTGCTGACCGTAAGAACTTCTCTCGGCTCGGTCGAACTGCCGGCGGAACTTGTCGTGTCAGCGTTAAATCAGCTGAACCTTGCACCCGCTGGCGCCGTGGTAACGATAAGTATAAGCAAAGCGGGCGTGAGCCAGACGGAGGAATTGGATCGAACCATTGGGGCTATGGGGGGAGTGCGGCTGCTTGAGCCGGTCGATTTCAGCGTAACGGTAACGGCAGCGGAAGGGACACCGATCGAAATCGCCAACTTCACAACGTTTGTCGGCCGAACTCTTCAGGTTCCTTTGTCGAATGCCGCATCGTTCGCGAATATGACCGGGGTCGTTTATAATCCCGCAACCCATTCGTATTTTCCAGTCCCGACGATCTTTGCCGATACGGACGGCAACGTGACGGCAACGTTGTACCGTCAAGGCTTCTCCGTCTATTCGGTCGTCAAGAATGAAAGAACGTTCAGCGACTTGTCCGCCGGATATTATGCCAAAAAAGAGATTGAAACGTTGGCTTCAAGATGGATCATCAATGGGTATGCGGACGGATCTTATCGTGCATCGGACGCGGTGACCCGCGCGCAATTCGTGCAAATGCTGACAAGAGCGCTCGGTATATTGCCGAAGCAGACGGCGCCTTCATTTCATGATGTGAAACCGGCCGCGTGGTATGCCGGCGCAATAACGGCCGCTGCCGAGGCTGGTTTGGTGAAGGGTGATTCCGATGGAAGCTTCCGCCCGAACGATCCGATCACCCGCCAGGAGCTTGCCGTTCTCATTGCAGGGGCGATGAAAGCCGCAGATAAGGCACCGGAATCCACCGATGCCGGAGAGCACCAAATGATCACGTTCCAGGATGGGCAGAAGATCGGAACCTGGGCATCGGATGCGGTGGCATACACTGTACAAGCAGGAGTGCTCAAAGGGTTTACCGGAAATACATTCGCCCCGGATCAAACCGCGGACCGGGGGCAAACCGCCATGGCTCTGTACCGGATGCTGAAGGCGCTTGGATGGATGAATTAAACTCGTTTTACACAGCCTGTCGGCAATTGTCGGCAGGCTGGTTTTTTATTCCAGTACTGGGCCAGCGCTTTGGAAGCCGACTCCAGCATGCGGCGTTTCAGATTATCGCCTTCGATGATTTTCACCCGTTTCCCAAGAAAACGGATCTTGGACAGCAGAAACTCGCTCTCATCGGCGAAAAAGGTGACCCGGATCCGGTATGTATTTGCGGTATCGTCGTAGCTTACCGTTTTGTCGAAGCAGGAGAACGCGTACAGGATTCGCGACAGATCGTTGCCATACTTTCACCCTGTTCGCGGAATGCTTATTGGGCGAAAATCAGATTGTGAAGCCGAGGCAGGTTGTTTATTCTATAGCTGACATGCTGTAGGGAAGGATCGGGGCAGCGGGGGTCTTTTTTTGATCCCTTCAAAGTACATATCTAATTAAGATCACAAAGCGGGGTGCGAATGATGAAAAACGGTAAACAATGGCACAATAAGAAAGCTCAGCAGGAGAAAAACCGACAGCAGGCAGATACCCGAGTCACGAAACAACGGAACGGTCGGCCGTATCATTTATCGCTTAGACCCTTGAAGTTGATTGGGCGATGTTGTCCCTTATGTACGTGTATCGTGCTATCTGAACCCGGATTTCTCTTTCCCTGATGAAAAGCAGCGGCGGAACCGGCGACAGATAGCTTTTTATTTTTCCCGCAGCCGTGCCAAATTCCAAAAAGAAAGGAAGAAGCCTGCCTTGCGTTACAGGTGACACTTATGAAAAAACGACAATTCCCTTTTATTCACGAAAAAGTATTCCGGAACTTCTCGGAGAGAAACATGCCGCTAAGCGTGGTGTATGACCGGATTCAGAGCTTCATGCGAACCGATCCGTGTGCGGCATTTAAGCTGATTATCGGAACGGACGCGCAGGTCCATGCCGGGCATACGAAGTTTATTACGTCGATTGTTATTTTTCGCCCGGGTCGCGGCGCCTGGTTCTGCTACCGTCAGGTGATCATTCCAAGGGAGATCCGGTCGATCAGGGAGAAGCTGACGCTGGAGACGACGTTCAGCCAGGAGATTGCCACCTACTTTGACGACGCGAAGCGCGCCATGCTGGAGGACATCATCCTGCCGCATGTCTATCAAGGCGCAGGTCTGCAGCTGTTTATCGATATTGATGCGGGCACGGATGAAAAGCGGAATCAAACGTCTGCGTTCGTGGCGGATATGGTCGGAAGAATCGAGGCCATGGGGTTGTCGGCAAGAGTGAAACCGGACGCGATTGTTGCATCTTCCGTTTCCAACCGTTTTACCAAAATACCTTATCGCGGTCATGCTGCCGCGGTTTCAACTTAACCCCGTTTTTCATCATCGTCATACTTTCGCCCTGTTCGCAAACCCGAAGATGAGCGAATATAAAAGCGTGAAGCCGGCATGGACTGGACAAGATGAGGCGGAATCACTCTGCCTCAATCATTGCCGGCGAGGCGCCGGGGAGGGTTTCTTCGCTACTTAAGCACACCAGTTATTCCAAGGGCATTACGGCAGGTTCGAGTCCTGCAGTCAGCCTTCCCCGTCTATTCCTCGCCGGAAGCGGTTTTGCCTCCGGCAAAACCTAGCAAATCGCTCCGAAAAACCTTCCGATGATCTAACGGAACTGGGTGCTCTTATTTTGCATTAATGAGCCCATTTGGATAGCTAACGGAACTCACAGCTCTTAATCTATTTAAATGGTCTATTTTCAGACCGAAAAACCGAAATAAGGTCCGATACTTCCGTTAGATTTTCAAATCGAACAACATGAGCAGAATAACGTCAACTGCCTCCGTTAGCAGCCAAGAACAACCCGTAATGGCAACGGTTTTTCGGGATCGTTCTACTAGCTTGTGCTCCGCTTGGCGGTTATGGATGCCTGTTCATTCACGGCCGCTTGTCATGATTGGAGTAATGTCGCCATACTTCGGCCATGTTCAATGGACTTGAAATGAGCGAAGATAGAAACATGAAGCACGTCCCGGGAGGAGAAAGAGAATATGAAACTGGCAGAAGCGCTTGTTCTGCGAGCAGACAGCCAAAAGAAAATCGCACAGCTGAAACAAAGACTTGAAAGGGTTGTGAAGGTCCAGGAAGGCGAAGCTCCGTCGGAGGATCCCCAGGCTCTCATCGCCGAACTGGAGCAAACGTTGACCGAACAAACGAATTGGATACGAAAAATCAAAACGAATGCCCTGACTTCCTTCAACAGCGAGCTTAGCATCTCGGATGCTTTGGCCCAGCGGGATCGGTTGATGCAGCATCGGAAAATTTTAAGCGACATCCTCGAGCATGCGTCCATTAAGCATGACCGGTTCAGCCGTTCGGAAGTGAAGTTTGAACGGACGGTAGACGTTGCGAAGATTCAAGCGCAAACCGACGAGTTGTCCAAAGCTTATCGGGAGTTTGATTTTCGCATTCAAGAAATGAACTGGACAACGGATTTGATTGAGGAATAGCTGCGAAGGTAACCCATTTCGGCAAAGGCGAGCATAACCCGCCAACGGGAAGTTGGACCTCCTAGTTAGACGAAGGGCCATGTCTAAAACAATGACCGATGAGCCCAGTATTGTAACAAGAATGCGCCTAAAGCATGGAAGTAATGTGTACCGCTTATTGTAACGACCGTGTGCTGATTTGCCAAGATGGGTGAGGGCGGGGAAGGGGATTTGCAGCTGATAGTATCTATAGAATTGTAGCACTTATATGGCTTATCAAACAATAGATGGCGTGCGCGTCTGGGGCAATCCCGACCCGGGCGCGTTGTCGCAAGCCAAAACATGCGCGGAGCACGGGAATGTTGTTCAAGCGCTGCTTATGGCCGATCATCATAAAGGCTACAGCCAGCCGATCGGCGGCGTTGTCGTGTATGACGGGCAAATATCGCCTTCGGGAGTCGACTACGATATCGCGTGCGGCAACAAAGCGGTTCGGACGAACTAGCTTGCAGCGGATATAAAACCGAAACTGCCGGCAATTATGGACCAGATAGCCCGCAGAGTCTCCTTCGGGATCGGTCGCGTTAACAGTGAGAAGGTGGACACGAGCTGTTCGACGATCCGGATTGGGGTGTGTATGCGGCCATCGGGCGGCAAGAGCACGACAAATTAAAGGCGTTGGTTCGTGACCAGCTCGGGACTGTCGGCAGCAGCAATCATTTCGTGGATTTATTCGAGGAGGTCGGGACGGGACGGCTGTGGATCTGGAACCATTTCGGCAGCCGGGGGTTCGGTCATAAGACGGCAAGCGGGTTCATCAACTACGAAAATCGCGATTCGTTCCACAGCACCGTGCACGGGGCCGGCCGGATCATGAGCCGTACGCAAGCCGCCGGCAAGATGAACTGGAAAACCCGTA carries:
- a CDS encoding amino acid ABC transporter permease → MNFDLKYMLELFPQLLKYVHLTLIMALIAMFFAIILGLILAVITKSKIKIISPLANLYISFFRGTPTLVQIFLFYFGLPQLFPSMSFINAFTAVIIGLSFRNAAYLSEVFRAAITSVDSGQLEAGLSVGMSKWQTMRRIVLPQATRIAIPSTGNFFIILVKETSLAFTVGVAEIFAQAKMSAAATYKFFESFLAVALVYWVITVIFTMIQSKIEVKLSKPYR
- a CDS encoding DIP1984 family protein → MKLAEALVLRADSQKKIAQLKQRLERVVKVQEGEAPSEDPQALIAELEQTLTEQTNWIRKIKTNALTSFNSELSISDALAQRDRLMQHRKILSDILEHASIKHDRFSRSEVKFERTVDVAKIQAQTDELSKAYREFDFRIQEMNWTTDLIEE
- a CDS encoding amino acid ABC transporter substrate-binding protein, coding for MLKIRKSFVVSMLTAVVLVSSACGAKTAAPAAEAQNAQAAEKSEEKVLRVGTSGRSVPHSFKNEKQELDGFDIAAMNAIADKIGYKVEWTVSDFSGLFGMLEASKVDTIANQVEISDQRKEKYMFSIPYVYSGGQLVVKKGNESIKSLEDLKGKKIAVGLGTNKEKFLRQFDQDNGVKMNIVTYEDPSGIVYDVANGRVDAYIVDKASGLVKIEKSGLPLQFAGEPFEDYIIAYPFVNNDKNKELKEKFDKALEELQKDGTMSALSMKYYKQDISKPKTP
- a CDS encoding S-layer homology domain-containing protein, which encodes MSRIGSRIKAVILSVIIAATVLSGIGPAGRAFAETTGNLVIGGNVQEWMLDETNRSIYAATDDGKLLFIDLSDFTLKGNVDLAGVPSDVKMDNGQLYVPIPASKQVQIVDIASRSIVNTVTAPHIPQRVAAKGNKLYYVEKDSFSFIYSYDLACSSACEHQVDVYPHNYYQADLAVDPAADRLYVGESGLSGSALVAYDIDTETIVDQSGYNDDYGFSYPSRTLIVDGQQLFYAGREFNKANLKEIYGTFKDLKLTDVNNRYAVGTDPAGSSVVVFDRNMFQKAGSVPVSASKALIGPQNELYTFISSSKSIQKIVVSLALDMEQPAKEDNRLTLLNELTDLAYDEAHDQVIAVSRDSNKLLYINASAMTVTKEVYIGSMPTDVDLAGDNVYVALHGATHVAVTDAVYNEASSAVHLIPLNEEPKSIAVVNESELFFTRDNDNISGHDPIFHRVNGTVSKVMLTGNPVAPTYYGADLFYDAASDKLFVSEKGLSSSETVALQRNSGTFVVSATSPSFSYPKQGLIMDGVYAYYGKTKLQADTLTAASPAVTFDTEVLAAKGQDVITATSVYRNGVLSFRLPFTADFALLSKGGDAVWLYSKNTKSLYRYTSIDEIKKPRVQATNLSFSDSDQTVGEISGNVTFRGASDQSYVTGYNVYLTDSSGKAISRLGFVPKGGTAGDVSLTVPENTALPDQTAAIQVKAVNEYAESDRFVSIPLWDAPFGPLIGSFTDLDPAAHQVAGTLKWETYKPESRIVAGYKVTLRNGTEIADISAGKPYEIELNAEQMPGTSEMLYVTAYNAGGVRAPSSLVILFGDLQTAEAIRPQGSVFIPAPNRPGFTDMDNAAGRIGGTVHWDRNDEHMVLGYRLYFTDSKGGKKALIGEMKVLGLPLYGFALPSGTVIPQGASDIAIYPYDTNGEGDAAYVNIRDSGDVDTIPPTVTVSEVLDNSTSVKGVTEPYAKVELWKTDQLLGSAQSDERGEFAIPISPQPEGTSLTLTATDQAGNRGLPLTIRVTAHPQETGNSPVTDGSVPSSSTNPAAPPTGTEATAGTIAATTRTDQSGRLVVTAVVDANRFMQLAEASGTSSRLLLDVTAHGDAVNTEIDAGSFQLLLDRNGSALLTVRTSLGSVELPAELVVSALNQLNLAPAGAVVTISISKAGVSQTEELDRTIGAMGGVRLLEPVDFSVTVTAAEGTPIEIANFTTFVGRTLQVPLSNAASFANMTGVVYNPATHSYFPVPTIFADTDGNVTATLYRQGFSVYSVVKNERTFSDLSAGYYAKKEIETLASRWIINGYADGSYRASDAVTRAQFVQMLTRALGILPKQTAPSFHDVKPAAWYAGAITAAAEAGLVKGDSDGSFRPNDPITRQELAVLIAGAMKAADKAPESTDAGEHQMITFQDGQKIGTWASDAVAYTVQAGVLKGFTGNTFAPDQTADRGQTAMALYRMLKALGWMN
- a CDS encoding ribonuclease H-like YkuK family protein, translated to MKKRQFPFIHEKVFRNFSERNMPLSVVYDRIQSFMRTDPCAAFKLIIGTDAQVHAGHTKFITSIVIFRPGRGAWFCYRQVIIPREIRSIREKLTLETTFSQEIATYFDDAKRAMLEDIILPHVYQGAGLQLFIDIDAGTDEKRNQTSAFVADMVGRIEAMGLSARVKPDAIVASSVSNRFTKIPYRGHAAAVST